In Stieleria varia, one genomic interval encodes:
- a CDS encoding PEP-CTERM sorting domain-containing protein, which translates to MKRHLRNHSKCRWLATIALLTSCLIDSPRSDAALVVSVTQTEFQVGGIGSLFIEVTGSNDLVASMNIQLRVKPLGAVGSGLQLISPPVDAHFDQSAYLFRNNSFAQNIGLDPVAISTFDLPNDTFSISDGTFNGANANVFGTKLVGRVDFQHSFPALSDPNSLIGDQFEFEIDIASSSFADASFANVPFSVSPVNGIATLSAVPEPTTTMTLLLMSALGFVRRRRRKPLLPS; encoded by the coding sequence ATGAAACGACACCTACGCAATCATTCGAAGTGTCGATGGCTTGCCACCATCGCGCTTTTAACAAGCTGCTTGATTGACAGTCCTCGCAGCGACGCCGCTTTGGTCGTCTCCGTCACACAAACCGAATTTCAAGTCGGCGGAATAGGATCGCTCTTCATCGAAGTCACTGGTAGCAATGACTTGGTTGCGTCGATGAACATTCAATTGCGTGTGAAGCCGCTTGGGGCAGTCGGTAGTGGGCTTCAACTGATCTCTCCGCCGGTCGATGCACACTTTGATCAGTCTGCCTATTTGTTTCGGAATAACAGCTTTGCACAGAATATCGGCCTCGATCCTGTTGCCATCTCGACGTTCGATCTGCCCAATGATACGTTCAGCATAAGCGATGGGACATTCAATGGCGCGAACGCAAATGTATTCGGTACAAAACTCGTGGGCCGCGTTGATTTCCAACATTCGTTTCCAGCGCTCAGCGACCCGAATTCCCTGATCGGCGATCAATTTGAATTCGAAATCGATATCGCGAGTTCTAGTTTCGCCGACGCGAGTTTCGCAAACGTGCCTTTCTCGGTGAGCCCAGTCAACGGGATCGCTACGCTCTCGGCGGTGCCCGAACCAACGACCACTATGACTCTGCTCCTAATGTCTGCTCTAGGATTTGTCCGCAGGCGGCGTAGGAAACCACTGCTGCCGAGTTGA
- a CDS encoding pyridoxamine 5'-phosphate oxidase family protein, giving the protein MDTQQKLIDLLHDFDTAMLVTRGDHGALYARPMAVAQVEEDGQIWFVTDRNSGKIADLMLDPETVVTMQGSSKFVSLTGTAQAVDDRAKLDELWNEAWKVWFPEGKASDSIVLLRIEPSSGEYWDNSGLTGVKYLLKAGKAYLQGNRPETDASTNASVSL; this is encoded by the coding sequence ATGGACACTCAACAGAAACTAATCGACCTGCTACATGACTTTGACACCGCCATGCTTGTCACCCGTGGTGATCACGGTGCGCTCTATGCACGACCGATGGCGGTCGCCCAAGTGGAGGAGGACGGCCAGATTTGGTTCGTCACCGACCGCAATTCCGGGAAGATCGCCGACTTGATGCTCGATCCCGAAACGGTGGTCACGATGCAAGGTTCCAGCAAGTTCGTATCGCTCACCGGTACCGCACAGGCCGTGGACGATCGAGCAAAGTTGGATGAACTTTGGAACGAAGCTTGGAAGGTCTGGTTTCCCGAAGGCAAGGCCAGCGACTCCATTGTTCTACTGAGAATCGAGCCATCGAGCGGAGAGTATTGGGACAACTCGGGTTTGACGGGCGTGAAGTACTTACTGAAAGCAGGCAAGGCGTACCTGCAAGGCAACCGACCAGAAACGGACGCGTCGACCAACGCCTCCGTTTCGCTCTAA
- a CDS encoding type 1 glutamine amidotransferase domain-containing protein, translating into MNSKSLTGKRIAFLATDGFEQVELTKPWDAVKNAGADVILVSPKDGEIQGMNHDEKADMFSVDQSVHTASAEDFDGLVLPGGVANPDALRMCDDSVSFVRDFFKQHKPVAAICHGPWTLIEADVVRGRRVTSWPSLKTDLKNAGAEWVDEECVCDEGLVTSRNPDDLPAFCDKAVEEFAEGKHAAQKA; encoded by the coding sequence ATGAATTCAAAATCGCTCACCGGAAAACGCATCGCGTTTCTTGCTACCGACGGATTTGAGCAAGTCGAACTGACCAAGCCATGGGATGCGGTCAAGAATGCTGGCGCTGATGTCATTCTGGTTTCTCCCAAAGATGGCGAAATCCAAGGAATGAATCACGACGAGAAAGCGGACATGTTCAGTGTCGATCAATCCGTCCACACTGCATCGGCCGAGGACTTCGACGGACTGGTGCTACCCGGCGGCGTCGCCAATCCAGACGCATTGCGAATGTGTGATGACTCTGTATCGTTCGTTCGAGATTTCTTCAAGCAACACAAACCGGTTGCAGCCATCTGCCATGGACCGTGGACACTGATAGAAGCCGATGTGGTTCGCGGGCGTCGGGTGACCTCGTGGCCGAGCCTCAAGACGGATCTCAAAAACGCCGGGGCTGAATGGGTCGACGAAGAATGCGTGTGCGATGAAGGATTGGTGACCAGTCGAAACCCCGACGACCTGCCCGCCTTCTGCGACAAGGCCGTTGAAGAGTTCGCGGAGGGAAAACACGCCGCCCAGAAAGCATGA
- a CDS encoding AI-2E family transporter, with protein sequence MPRHLSFWLLIALLTLIGFLFFHVVKPFIATLFIAAVLTVLFSPLHQWLTRRFAGHDRIAALVTTLLVMLLVLLPICFTLIMAGTQVMTVGNDAVRWLDVDSPKSFDETIGKIERSRIGAAVDDLYNRLSAGQQEQIKESASNLLHDVTSEVYEKTTGILSDLFSFALSLCIIALGLYYFLADRDLFVGELHRFMPLKNNEQQKLTNRFQVVCRGVVLGSVVAGAVQATLAGIGFAVLGVPNVWVLIVLSMFCSFIPFVGSAVVWLSVAAWLLIEGRYGGGIALAVYGGAIISSSDNLVRAYVIGNRARLHPLIALVTVLGALKLMGLWGIFLGPMVAACFHALLNIMRDRALNEAPNEPVTT encoded by the coding sequence ATGCCTCGACACCTATCGTTCTGGTTGCTGATCGCACTACTGACCTTGATCGGCTTCCTGTTCTTCCACGTGGTCAAGCCTTTCATCGCCACGCTCTTTATCGCCGCTGTACTGACGGTGCTCTTTTCGCCGCTGCATCAGTGGTTGACCAGACGATTTGCAGGGCATGATCGAATCGCCGCATTGGTCACCACCCTGCTGGTGATGTTGTTGGTGCTATTGCCAATCTGCTTTACTTTGATCATGGCCGGGACACAAGTGATGACCGTTGGCAACGACGCCGTGCGTTGGCTTGATGTGGATTCGCCAAAGAGTTTCGACGAGACGATCGGGAAAATTGAACGTTCGCGGATCGGGGCTGCCGTGGATGATTTGTACAATCGTTTATCCGCGGGCCAGCAAGAACAGATCAAAGAATCAGCATCCAACCTACTGCACGATGTGACGAGCGAGGTCTATGAAAAGACCACGGGCATCCTTTCTGATCTCTTCTCGTTCGCCCTCAGTCTATGCATCATAGCGCTCGGACTGTACTACTTTCTAGCCGATCGCGACCTGTTCGTTGGTGAACTGCACCGGTTCATGCCGCTGAAGAATAATGAACAACAGAAGCTGACGAATCGATTCCAAGTGGTTTGCCGAGGCGTCGTGCTCGGTTCGGTGGTCGCCGGAGCTGTGCAAGCGACGCTCGCCGGGATAGGGTTCGCCGTGCTCGGTGTTCCCAACGTCTGGGTGTTGATTGTGCTGTCAATGTTCTGCTCTTTCATCCCGTTTGTCGGTTCCGCGGTCGTATGGCTCTCCGTTGCAGCATGGTTGTTGATCGAAGGAAGATATGGAGGTGGAATTGCACTAGCGGTCTACGGCGGCGCGATCATTTCCAGTTCGGACAATTTGGTCCGAGCCTACGTGATCGGAAATCGAGCAAGATTACATCCCCTGATCGCTTTGGTGACCGTTTTGGGGGCGCTAAAGCTGATGGGATTGTGGGGCATCTTCCTTGGGCCAATGGTGGCCGCTTGTTTTCATGCGCTGCTGAACATCATGAGGGATCGCGCGTTGAATGAGGCTCCGAATGAACCTGTAACGACATGA
- a CDS encoding YqaE/Pmp3 family membrane protein — MEFIRLLIAFLLPPVSVYMQFGIGKHFWINCLLTLLGVVPGILHAVYVMAANKPGLERL; from the coding sequence ATGGAATTCATTCGTCTACTGATCGCATTCTTGTTACCCCCGGTTTCCGTCTACATGCAATTCGGAATCGGCAAGCACTTCTGGATCAATTGCCTCTTGACCTTGCTCGGAGTAGTTCCAGGAATCTTGCATGCCGTGTATGTGATGGCTGCCAACAAACCAGGCTTGGAGCGTCTTTGA
- a CDS encoding response regulator → MTDSDRPRRCVIADDVRASRETVATWMQECGFQCTLAKNGLQAWQAICHQPPDLLITDLEMPGLCGLELLERIRQSDYEPISSVPVLVMTSLRDGQTLTIVQQMGGDALLQKPLCKQSTLSVVLDLVAGDHASRRVVHPLDDSVVTGSGVISPTLRRLLKTVAKSERR, encoded by the coding sequence ATGACCGACTCGGACCGACCTCGACGGTGCGTGATTGCAGACGACGTTCGCGCCTCTCGCGAGACAGTTGCGACGTGGATGCAAGAGTGTGGGTTTCAATGCACGCTGGCTAAGAATGGCCTACAAGCTTGGCAGGCGATCTGTCATCAGCCGCCCGATCTACTCATTACGGATCTTGAGATGCCCGGTCTGTGTGGCCTTGAACTCCTGGAGAGGATTCGTCAATCGGACTACGAACCGATCAGCAGTGTACCTGTTTTGGTAATGACGAGCCTTCGAGATGGACAGACATTAACTATCGTTCAACAAATGGGTGGGGATGCGTTATTGCAGAAACCCTTATGTAAACAGTCCACGCTCTCTGTGGTCCTTGATTTGGTTGCAGGTGACCATGCATCCCGGCGTGTTGTCCATCCGCTGGACGACAGCGTGGTCACTGGAAGTGGTGTGATTTCACCGACATTGAGGAGGCTGCTCAAAACCGTCGCGAAAAGCGAACGCCGCTAG
- a CDS encoding class I SAM-dependent methyltransferase — protein MSDSIPVSMEPPPSPSFGKRMAYVIRAWLKHPKDVCTICPSSPYLTENIANRDCIRDASVVLELGPGAGGTTAALLKQMRPDSRLLAIEKMPAFREALEKIADPRFSLEIGDAVNLLETIEAHGFSRPDVIVSGIPFSALPAAVAAAIVRSVHEALAPAGAFIAYQIRSDIEQHAFPLFGPSKCEVIALNIPPLKVYQWTKLV, from the coding sequence ATGAGCGATTCAATACCCGTTTCCATGGAGCCGCCTCCCTCGCCCTCCTTTGGGAAAAGGATGGCGTACGTCATTCGAGCTTGGTTGAAACATCCCAAGGATGTCTGCACGATCTGCCCAAGCTCGCCCTACTTGACGGAAAACATCGCGAATCGTGATTGCATTCGGGATGCAAGCGTAGTACTGGAATTGGGGCCGGGAGCAGGTGGCACGACGGCGGCGCTACTGAAACAAATGCGACCGGACAGCCGCTTGCTGGCGATCGAAAAAATGCCGGCCTTTCGCGAAGCATTGGAGAAAATCGCTGATCCTCGATTCTCGCTCGAGATCGGCGACGCGGTAAACTTGCTAGAAACTATCGAGGCTCACGGATTCAGTCGCCCCGATGTGATCGTTTCCGGAATTCCATTCAGCGCTTTGCCCGCTGCAGTGGCAGCAGCGATCGTTAGGTCCGTTCACGAAGCATTGGCACCAGCAGGTGCCTTCATCGCATATCAGATACGGTCGGACATCGAACAACATGCCTTCCCATTGTTCGGACCCTCAAAATGCGAAGTGATCGCGCTGAACATTCCTCCACTCAAAGTCTATCAGTGGACGAAGCTAGTCTGA
- a CDS encoding YihY/virulence factor BrkB family protein, with product MDFLKQTFSQFSKDRCTTLAAALAYYTAFALPPLLYVLLTVLTFGLSVAYEGDGARERAQDVLQEQATEMLGNPAAAEGITAILENNRESGGVWWKTLISFAGIIVGATGVVGALQDSLNRVWQVKPDPENSGILSMLIKRVISLAMILGLGFLLLVSIAVSSVLSTVGQQLGETIGISGGIADMINYVVQAIVVFTIFAAIFKFMPDAVVRWRDVLVGAAMTTLLFLVGRFAMQIYFSYSEPGAQLGAAAASLAVILVWVYYSANIVLLGAEATQIYAVRYGAGIQPEENAVRVIEDIRRGATSS from the coding sequence ATGGACTTTCTCAAACAAACCTTTTCCCAGTTCTCGAAAGATCGCTGCACAACGCTAGCCGCTGCGCTGGCCTACTACACCGCATTCGCATTGCCTCCGCTGCTCTACGTGCTGCTGACGGTACTGACCTTCGGACTGTCGGTGGCCTACGAGGGCGATGGTGCTAGGGAGCGAGCACAGGACGTTCTGCAGGAGCAGGCGACGGAGATGCTGGGAAATCCCGCTGCAGCGGAAGGCATTACCGCGATCCTCGAAAACAATCGTGAATCCGGCGGTGTGTGGTGGAAAACACTGATCAGTTTTGCCGGTATCATCGTAGGTGCAACGGGCGTCGTGGGTGCCCTGCAAGACTCCTTGAACCGTGTTTGGCAAGTGAAGCCGGACCCCGAAAACTCGGGCATCCTGTCGATGTTGATCAAACGGGTGATTTCGCTCGCAATGATTCTGGGACTCGGTTTTCTGCTGCTCGTATCGATTGCCGTTTCATCCGTTCTCTCTACCGTTGGCCAACAGTTAGGTGAAACCATCGGCATCAGCGGTGGAATCGCCGACATGATTAATTATGTCGTGCAAGCCATCGTCGTGTTCACGATCTTCGCCGCGATCTTTAAGTTCATGCCGGACGCGGTGGTCCGCTGGCGCGACGTCTTGGTCGGCGCAGCGATGACAACGCTGCTCTTTCTCGTCGGACGATTTGCGATGCAGATCTATTTTTCCTACAGCGAACCCGGCGCGCAATTGGGTGCCGCAGCAGCTTCGTTGGCTGTGATTCTCGTCTGGGTCTACTACTCTGCCAACATCGTTCTGCTGGGCGCAGAAGCGACGCAGATCTATGCCGTTCGGTATGGGGCAGGGATTCAACCCGAGGAAAATGCCGTTCGTGTCATCGAAGACATTCGACGTGGAGCAACCAGTTCGTAG